In Flavobacterium sp. GSB-24, the genomic window AATCTCTTGACTTTTATTGTAGAATTGTATTTAAGATTCAAAAGTTAAGTTAAAAAACTTAGTATCTTAGAACCTTAGTATCTTAGCAGCTTAATTAGCGCTTAAGTATTCAGCAGTACTAACTCTGTCTGCAGACATAGCTTCTTTACCAGCTTCCCAGTTTGCAGGACAAACTTCACCTTTAGTTTGGATGTGAGTGTAAGCATCAACCATTCTTAAGTATTCGTTTACGTTACGTCCTAATGGCATATCGTTTACACTTTCGTGGAAGATTTTTCCAGTTTCGTCAATAAGGTAAGTAGCTCTGTAAGTTACGTTTGAACCTTCGATGATAACTGAATCAGTATCTTCGCTGTAGCTTGTAGATTCGATATCAAGAATACCTAAAATGTTAGCTAAGTTACGGTTTGTATCAGCTAAAATTGGGTAAGTAACACCTTCGATTCCACCATTGTTTTTTGGAGTATTTAACCAAGCAAAGTGAACTTCATTTGTGTCACAAGAAGCACCAATTACGATAGTATTTCTTTGCTCAAATTCTGGTAATGCAGCTTGAAAGGCGTGTAATTCAGTTGGACATACAAAAGTAAAATCTTTTGGGTACCAAAACAATAATACTTTTTTGTTGTTGTTTACTGCTTCTTCAAAAATGTTGATTTTTAAATTGTCACCCATTTCTGAGATAGCATCTACTGCAATACTTGGGAATTTTTTTCCTACTAAAGACATATTTTTCGTTTTACGTTAAAAATTTATTTCTAGTGCAAAAGTAGGGCATAAGTACAGGTACTTACAATAAGATGTGATTATTAATATTTATAAGTTGATAGTATTTGATTATTAAGAATTGTAAGTTATTGGATATCAATATTTACAGGAAGAGTCCCATTGCAAGGAATATTTTCTAAAAATTGATTTCCTGCTGTTTTTTGAAATTCGTTAAAATCCTGATACGCCTGAATCAGCCCTGAAGCCTTTTTTAGATTCGGAATTATGGGCAAAACGTAGGGATTTCCGAAAACATAAACGATACTTTTTTTGGTTTGAAGCAAATCTGAAAGCAGCGCTAAAACTTCATCGTCAATTTCAAAATTGTTCATAGGTTTTGCCTTTGGAACAAATAATGAAATAATAATCGTTTCGAAATTTTCAAGTTCTTTTTTGATTGATGAAATATCAGAAGCTTCTAAATTTTCAAAAGCAAATTCTGGTGAAGGCAGCTTTGAATTTAATGTTTTGAAAAAAGTATTTTCAGTATTTTTATATAAACTTAGTTTTGCTAATTGATTATTTTTCTGTGCGTCAAATGCTAATTCTGTATTTGAATTATCTATAATTTTTGTAATTGAGTTTGCTGCAATTTCAAGATTTAATTTTGATGCACTTTCGAAATTTAACTCATCAGCAGTAAAAGTATTTTCAGAAAGAATTCCAGCTTTTTCTTTTGCTTTCATGATTCGGTTGAAGCTTTCTTCGATTCTTTCTGGCGAAGCATTTTTTAAGATTTCTTCAATTCCTTCTGGAACATTTTCGGCGAAGCATAAAACATCATTTCCAGCGTTAAAAGCTTCCCATTCTAAATGTCCTTTTGTTTCATATAATTTTGAAACGCTGTGCATATTTAAAGCATCAGAAATTACCAAACCGTCATAGCCTAATTTATCACGCAAAAGATCTTGAATAACAGCTTTTGATAATGTTGCAGATGTGTCTTTTCCATCATTTAAACTCGGAACCGCCAAATGACCAATCATAATCGAATCAACATTATTTTCAATTCCCTTAATGAATGGATACAATTCGTTTTCTAATAATTCTTCTAAAGTTTCTTTTAAAACTGGAAGTCCTAAATGCGAATCCACATTGGTGTTTCCGTGTCCAGGAAAATGCTTCAAACAGCCCAGAACACCAACTTCAGACATCCCCTTTAAATATTCAACTGCAAAATTGGCTACTTTTTCTTTGTTTTCACCAAAAGAACGATAACCAATAACAGGATTATTTGGATTATCATTGATGTCTGCCAAAGGCGATAAATTATACTGAATTCCAGCAGCTTTTAAATCTAAACCAATTTGTTTTCCAACTTCGTAAACTAAATTTGATTTACTTTCAGGCAATGCACCAAGCGTAATGGCATACGGATATTGAGGTGTTTTTTCAATTCGCATTGCCAATCCCCATTCCGCATCTATACTGATTAAAAGTGGGGTAGAAGCAGCTTTTTGATAACGAACAATTAAGGCTTTAATTTTTTTGTAGCTGTCATCGTTAAATACAACTTTCTTTTTGCTTTCATAATTGGTTGCAGCGCTCGCACGACTGTGAAAAAAGGTTAATCCGCCAATATTGTGTTCTTTAATAAGGCGTTCGGTTTCCTGAATGTTTTCTTCTGTGTCGTTGATAAAAACAGCAGGAAAAAAGAATTGTCCCACTTTTTGTCGTAATGCTTGAGCTGTCATTTTCATTATTATAAAGTCTTTTTCATACAGACGCTGTTATCCATCTTTTCATAAGGAGGATAATTTGGAATTATGCTGTAATTTAATTTTTGATATAAGTTAATAGCTTCCGGCTGATTTTTGCCAGTTTCGAGAATGGTGTAAGTGTAACCAACTTCTTTTGCCCAGATTTCTAATGCTGCTAAAACAGCAGATGCAATTCCTTTTTTTCTGTGATCAGGACGAACGTACATTCTTTTGATTTCTGTTGTTCCTGGTTCTTTTTCTCGAAAAGCGCCACAGCCAACAGGAATTCCGTTTTCGTAATAAACAATCGTATGTTTTATTTTATCGGTTTTATTAAACTGATTGTAAAACGCATGATCTTCTCCGTCTCTAATCGCTAAATCCTGATCTAATAAAACAACCAGATTTATAAAATCAATATCGTCTGAGTTTGTTCGTTTTAAGGTAATCATGATTTTGTGTAAAAAAGTAATTTTATTTCAATTTCGCTTTCTTTTGTTTAGCCAATTGTTTTTGGGTTTCAAGAGCTTTTTCCAATCTATTTTTAAAACGGAAAAGCTTTGGCAGTCCTTCAAGTCGGTCTTCAATGGTAATTTCTTCGTAAACGATAATGGCTTTTTCTAAAACTCGAATTTCATTTTCCAGATCATTTTGGTTTTTGTAGATTGTTGCTAATCGATCGTACGGGTGATTTCCTTTAAAACCTTCTGCAGCATTTTGTTCATACAACTCAATTGCTTTGTCAAGATCTCCGGTTTTTTCGAACTCAGCTCCTTTCAGATTGCGTTCGGCCTGCAAATTTTCATTGATTTCCATATATAAAAGTTTGATTTGGGATTAAACTTCTTCTGTTTTCTTCCCAAAATCTTTCGGGAAAATTAAAAAACGTGATAAAATAAGACCTGGAATTGTGGCAATGAAAACCCAAATAAAGAAGTTTTGATAGCCTAAATATTGTTGTATAAAACCGCTTAACATTCCTGGAAGCATCATTCCTAATGCCATAAAACCAGTTGCAATTGCATAGTGTGCGGTTTTTGATTCTCCTTCGGCAACATTAATCAAAAACATCATGAAAGCTGTAAATCCGAAACCGTAACCAAATTGCTCTACAATAACAACGGCATAAATATAGTAAATAGATGATGGGTGAAAAAATGCTAATAAAATAAATCCAATTATTGGTAAATGCATTGCTAAAAACATGGGAAGCATCCATTTCGTAAGACCTTGTTTTGAGATTGCGATTCCTCCCAGAATTCCTCCTAGGGTTAAAGCGCCAACGCCAAATGTTCCGTAAATTATTCCAACAGCTTCAGTATCCAATCCCATTCCGCCTAATTCTTTACCATCCAATAAAAATGGGCTTAGCATTTTAAGCAATTGTGATTCTCCCAATCTGAAAACCAAAATAAAAGCCAAGATCAATCCGATTTGTTTTTTCTTGAAGAAGCTGGTAAATACAGTTGCAAAGTTTTGATGGTTATGAGTTTCCTTATTTTGAGTTGTATTAATTTCGTTTTTTGGAGTAAAGATGAAATTATAAACTGTGATAAAAGTCATTAGTAAACCAACTGCAATCATAGTATAGGACCAAGCTTTTGTATTGTCACCGTATTTGTGCTCCAAATATCCAGCAAATAATACAACCAAACCATTTCCTGCGAGCATAGAAAGTCTGTAAAAAGTACTTCTGATTCCGATAAAAAACGATTGTTTGTCTTCTGGTAAAACTAATAGATAAAAGCCGTCGCTCGCAATATCGTTTGAGGCAGAAGCAAAAGCAGCTACCCAAAATATAGACAATGACATTATGAAAAAGCCGTTGAGCGGAATTATAAATCCGACTAATAAAAATGCGATTGAAATTAATAACTGCATTGCTAAAAACCATTTTCTTTTGGTTCCAACTAATTCAATTAGCGGACTCCAAAGTGGTTTTATTACCCAAGGAAGATATAATAAACTGGTGTAAACTCCAATGTCTTCATTTGAAATTCCCAGATTTTTGTACATAATTACCGAAACCGAAATAATTATGGCGTACGGTAATCCAGAAGCAAAATTAAGAAGCGGAATCCAAAACCACGGTTTATTATCTATTTTCATTTGGCTGAGCTGGTATATAGTTTTTAAATGGTTTTTTTAGATCTATTGCTGTTGGTGTACTTTCGTTAGCGTAATAATCAATAAAAGTGACTGCACATGCTTTGAAAAGATTTAGTTTTCCGGCAGCAATTGAGAAAGTAATTGTTCCATCAACTTCTTTTACAGTTACTTTTTCGACAATTTTTGTGGCGTCATTAATATCGATTTTCGAAACATGTTCGCCTCCATAAACTACCATGTAACGGACTTTGGTATTCAGCGGACTTTTGAAGGTAAAAGTATAACGAATACTGTCTTTATTGTATTCAATTGCTCTTGGTGTGTCAATAATTACATGTCGTAAATTAGGAACAGCAGCAGGAAGCGCTGGATATTTATATTGATTTTCTTCTAAATGACGAACAACATCAAAATTCTTATTGATGAACCATTTTGAACTAAAATAGGCACTTCCCGAAACATTTTTAAAACTTCTCGCAAAGTCAATCTGCGTTGGAATTTCGTTCATAAAATTCCAGTTTTTGTCTCCGTCAGCTCTAATTTTGTATGACGCATGTCCGATGTATACGGCAGTGTTATTAGAATTTTCTGCCCACCATTTTACTAATTTTGAATAAGATGCTCTCGGATTATTCATACTCCAATACAATTGAGGCAGGATGTAGTCGATCCATTTTTGATCCATCCACAAAAGCGGATCAGCGTATAAATCGTCGTAATTTGATGTTGATTGTGTCTCAGAGCCTCTAGGATCCTGCGATTTATTTCGCCAAACCCCAAACGGACTAATTCCGAACTGAACCCAAGGTTTGCTGGCTTTTATAGTAGTTGAAATGGTATGTACAAAGTTGCTCACATTTGCACGGCGCCAATCGGCAAGGCTTAAACCTGCGCCGTATTTTTTATAAGAAGCGGTGTCGTTAAAAACTTTTCCAGGAACGGCATACGGATAAAAATAATCATCAAAATGAATCGCGTCAATATCATATTTATCAACAACTTCTTTTACCACTTTAGTCAAATGATCTTGAACTTCAGGCAAAGCAGGATCATAGTAATATTTCCCGCCATATTCGATCATCCATTCTGGGTGTTTAAAAACATCATGTCCTGGACTTAAAAGATTTTTGTTTAAATCGAAAGTGGCGCGGTATGGATTTAACCAAGCGTGAAATTCAAATCCTCTTGCGTGCGCCTGCTCGATCATCCATGCTAATGCATCATAATAAGGGTTTGGAGCAAGACCTTCTTTTCCTGTTAAAAAACGAGACCACGGCGCCAGTTCTGAAGGATAAATAGCATCACCAACACTTCTAACCTGAACAATTACAGCATTGTAATTCAGTTTTTTGTAAGCCTCTAAAATTTCAAGATAATCAGCTTTTTCTTTTTCGACGTTATCTATACTTGCCTTTGGCCAATCGATATTTACAACGGTTGCGATCCATACACCTCTAAATTCATTTTTTGGGTGCATTGTGTTTTCCTGCGCTTGAGAAATCGTCGAAAAGAAAAATATAGATAGGATAGAGAATATTAAATACTGATTTTTATGCATTTCAATGTTTTTTAACAGAAACCAAAAATAGTTTTTTTAGGTGATATAAGAAATTTAAATTTTGCAATAATAATTACGGTTTTTCTTTAGAAATTAGACTTTAAAAATAATCTTCTTTTTATAAAAATACCACAATACGCAACTCCATAATAAGATGTAAATTATAGAATACGTTAAGGACGAAAGCATTTGATTCTCAAACAGCGGACTAATCCAAAAATTATAAGCATAATCTCTAACGTTTATTTGTTCGGAAATATTTTCTGGGTCTTGAATTTTAATCATCGTTAAGGCACGCGGTAAAATTCCAGAAACAAAAAACACAATCATCGGATTAACGCCCCAAGTCAGTAAAAAAGTCGTCCATTTTTTATAACCGCGAACATCTATTATGTAATAAATTAGTGAAAGCAATAATAAGGCCAAACCTGCAGTGAATAAAACATAAGAACTTGTCCAGATAGATTTGTTTATAGGAAAAGCCAATGACCAAAGCAAGCCGAGAAGAATTAATGCCAAGCTAATTCCAGCCATAATTTTGTTGATTTTTATTTTCGGCATAGGCTGCATTAAAAGCTGGCCGATTAATAAACCAATTAAACCGTTTCCAATTACTGGCAAAGTGCTTAATAAACCTTCTGGATCCCAAGTCTTGGTTTCGATATACATATGGTTTTCGAGTAAAACGCTGTCTAACCAAGAAGCTAAATTTGTTCCAACTTCTAAATTCGGATGTCCAACACCCGGAACTGGAAGCAGTGTCATTAAAGCCCAATATCCTAATAAAATTGAAGCACTCAAAATAATTTGAGTTTTGATATTTGTTTTTAAATAGATAAGAGAAACAAAAAAGTATACAATTCCAATTCGCTGTAAAACACCGAGTAATCTAATTTTGGCAAAATTTTCTTGTCCGCTGTAAGCCAGACCTATCAAAATCACAAAAATGATAACTGCAAGAATATTTTTTGTTTTAGGATTGAAATCGCCAATTAATGCATAACCAACTAAAAAAGTGAAAAATAAACGAATGCATAAAAGTGTAATTCCAGGCTGTAATCCCATGAAATGAATCGAATAGAAATAGCTTAAAAATAGTCCTAAACAAAAAATGCGTAAAGATCGCGTGATTACTTTAGTGATATTTTCAGCATTGTCTTTTTTAACTGGCATAGCCAAAGGAACTGCGATCCCCACAATAAAAATGAAAAACGGAAACACTAAATCTGCAAGGGTACAGCCATTCCATTTTGCGTGGTCTAAAATCGGGTAAACGTAACTCCAGCTTCCGGGATTGTTCACTAAAGTCATTAATAAAACAGTCAGTCCTCTTAAAACATCAACTGAAATTATGCGGTCTTTCATTTGTAGGTGGTTTTGCGGTTAGATTTGGTTGTTAGTATTTTTAATCGGGCATTGATATTTTTCCCATAGTTACTGATGGAATTTTTACAGAATTAAATTTGAAATCTCCTCCAGCAACCGTTTCGTTGGCTAAAATGGCAAACAAAATTGCTTCTTTTGCATCGCTGTTAATTCCTAAATCATTGCTTTTGAAGAAAGAACACGGCAATAATTCTTTTAACCACTGCACTAATAAAGGATTATTTGCACCTCCGCCTGACATATAAATTTTAAAATCCTCAATTTTATAAGAGCTATTTTTGACAGCAAATTGAATCGCTTCGGCAATAGTTTCGGCGCTAAATCTCGTTAAGGTTGCTAATAAATCTTCAATAGAAATAGCTTCATTGCCGCTCTTTTCCAGACTTTTATTGACATATTCGTACCCAAAAAGTTCCTGGCCAATTGTTTTTGGAAAATCTTTTTGGAAGAAATCATTGTCTTTTAAATGCTCCAAAAGCGATTGGTTTACAATTCCTTTTTTGGCTGTCTCCGCATCTTTATCATAACTTTTTTCTGGAAAATGACGCTTTACAAAAAGATCAATTAAAGTATTTCCTGGTCCTGTATCTGTTACAAAAGTGTCTTCTGTAATTATGGCAGCTGGTAAATAAGTGAAATTGGCAATACCGCCGATATTGAGCATAATTCTGTTTTCGCCTTCTTTTCCGAATAAAAAATAATCGCCATAAACGGCCAAAGGCGCGCCTTCGCCTCCTGCGGCAACGTGTTTCTGCCTAAAATCAGATAACGTAATAATTCCTGTTTTTACAGCAATATGATCGCCGTCGCCAATTTGTAAAGTAGCATTTGGAAACTTTTCCTGCTGATGTAAAAATTTAGGCGCATGCAAAACGGTTTGTCCGTGCGAAGCAATTAAATCAACTTCTGCAGCAGCAATATTCCATTTCTTTAAACTGGTATTAATCATCTCTGCATGAAGAATTCCGATCCATTCGTTGAGTAAAACCAAATGCTGAAAATCAATATTTTTTTGAGCAAAAACTTTACGAATTTCTGTTTTGATTTCATCTGAGTAATCAACCGTTTCAAATTCAATAAGTTTAACTTCTGTATCAACACCAGATCCCGAAATTTCACACAAGGCAATATCAAGTCCATCGAGAGAAGTTCCCGACATCAGCCCAATAATTCGTCTCGTTTCTTTTTGGGCAATTTGATAAAGTGCTTTAATATTTTTGTTCATAAAAGTTCATTTAAAATGCTGCTAAAGTTAAACAGTTGGAAGCATTAATTCTAACACATAGAAACATAGATTTTATTAACTTTATAAAAAGTCCTTTCGCTCAAAATAAAGCACACGGCTCTATGTGTTTAATAAAATCTAAGTTATTTTAGTATAGATTCATAAATTATTTTCTGAATATCTTCACGAATTTTTTCTTTGGCTAATTTATTTCCTTCTTCGCCAATTTCGGGATAAGTTCTGTTTGATAAAAACACATAAACCGTTTCATTTTCTGGATCAACCCAAGCCATATTTCCTGTAAAACCCGTGTGTCCAAAACTTGAAGCAGAAGCGCATTGACAAGTCGGGCCGTCTTTTCCTAATCTTTTATCAAAACCTAAACCTCTTTCTACGCCTTGAGCACAGTAAAAGCAGGTATTAAAAGTATCAAATGTTGCTTCAGAAAAATAACGCTCACCGCCGTAACTTCCTTTTTGGAGAAAAAGCTGCATCATTTTAGCCACGTCCATTGCATTCGAAAAAACTCCTGCGTGACCAGCAACACCGCCTTCCATTGCAGCCGCCATATCATGCACATAACCCTGAATAAGCTGATGTCTGAAATACGTATCAATTTCGGTTGGAGCAATTTCATTTTTATCAAATCGAAGCAACGGATTGTATGTTGTATAATTCATTCCGATAGAATTGAAAAAGTTCTTTTGGCTTAAATCTTCCAATTTTTGATGCGTTACTCTTTCTAGATATTCTTTTAAAATGATAAAAGTAAAATCACTGTATTTGTATTCTTTTTTAAGCGAAATAGGAGAGTCGGCGATAAATTTCATGATCGTGTCGTGGTAATCATTTCGAATAAAAAGACTGTCGGCTACTTTGGTCGTGAAATTTTTCTCTGGAATTTTTCTGTAATATTTCTCCAAAGGATAACTTTTCGAATCAATTGTCGATTTGTAAAATGGACTCCACGCAATAAGTCCCGCATAGTGATTTAAAAGATCTTTAAACGAAATATCTTTTTTGTTAGATTTCGCAAACAACGGCAGCATTGCACCCAATTTTGTTTCTAAGGTAACTTTGTTTTTATCATACAACTGCATTACATTTGGCAGTGTCGAAATCATTTTAGAAATCGAAGCAACATCATATAAATCGGTATTTGAAACTTTTACATCTTTATCATATGTGTGATATCCGTACGATTTCTGGAAAACAACATTTCCTTTCCTTGCCACCAAAACCTGCATTCCCGGTGCCATTTTGCCATCAATTGCTTTTTGGGCAATGGCATCAATTTTAGAAAGAATGACAGAACTCATTCCGAGATTTTCTGGCGTATCAAAACCTAAACGATCTATTTTCTCCGTATTAATTCCAGCATTAACTTTGAAATTTTCGTTGATAGAAACTGGCAGTTTTCCTTTTGCTTCTTTCGCTCCAAACAAAATTTCGGCAGAAACAATCTGAGAAATGTTTGAATTTTGGTACGAAACCACCAATCCTTCCATTTCATCAAAATTCTGGATTGGAAGTAATGTGTAAGGTTTTGCAAAAATGTCGAGAATAACTTTATTGTTTTCGGCGATTTTGTTTAGAAAAAACAACTCGTTTGAACTAAAATCTTGTTTTTCCCAAGCTTTATTCACTTTGTGATAACTCACAATTACTAAATCGTATTTTTTTAGTTCTTCGTTTAAAGCGTCGATATTGGTATTGGAAACTTCTGTGATATTGGTATACTTTTTTAAAGTCGTAATAAAATCGCTGTTTACATCTTCTCCCAATTTTACGTAAGCGATTTTTTGTTCCAGATCTTTAATTGGAAGAATGTCTTTTTCATTTTTTAAAACCGTAACGGCATTTTCATACAAAGTATATTGAAGTGCGTCTTTATCAGGGCTGTTCAAATCTTTTTGCAGATTATTCAAATCAATTGGTTTGTATTTATTTAAACCAGCTTTGAATTTATAATGCAGTATTTTTTTAACCGAATGTGCCAAACGCTCCTCTGTTATTTTTCCTTCAGAAAAAAAAGTTTTTAATTTTTCTAAAGCCGCTGGAACATCATCGGGACAAAGGAAAATATCATTTCCAGCTTCTAAAACAGCCAATTCCAGATCGCCGACACCTTTAAAATTACTCGCGCCTTTCATGCCTAAACCATCTGTAAAAATCAGACCTTCAAAGCCTAATTGTTTTTGAAGCAGTTCTGTAACCACATTATAAGATGCAGAAGAAGGAATATTTTCTTTCGGTTCTAAACTTGGAATATTAAGATGCGCGACCATAACCGAAGCCAGACCTTCATCAAAAAGCTGTTTGTACGGATACAATTCGACTTCATCCATATGTTCTTTGGTAAAAGAAACCGTAGGAAGTGCTTTATGAGAATCGACAGCCGTGTCGCCGTGACCCGGAAAATGTTTTCCTGTGGATAAAACACCTTGACTTTGAATACCTTTCATTAATGCAGTCGCGCGGTTGGCAACGTTTGTTTTGCTTTCGCCGAAAGAACGATTTCCGATAATAGGATTCAGCGGATTGGTATTGATATCTAAAACGGGAGCAAAATTGAAATGAATTCCCATTCTTTTGCATTCTATTCCCATATTACGGCCAACTTTTTCGATTAAATCCAAATCCTGAATGGCGCCCAAAGTCATGTTCCAAGGATAAGCGTAAGTCGAATCTAAACGCATGCTTAATCCCCATTCGGCATCAAGTCCTATGAACAAAGGAATTTTAGCTTTCGCCTGATATTCGTTAGTTAATTTCGCCTGACGAACTGGTCCGCCTTGAAAGAAAATAAGACCGCCGACTTTATAATTGGCAACTAAATCTTTTATTTTATTTACGTGAACAGAATCTTTATTTGAATAAGCCGAAACAAAAAACAACTGCCCTAATTTTTCGTCCAAAGTCATTTTGCTGTAAATGCTGTCTGTCCAGCGATTTTCGGCATCAGAATCTTGAAGGAAATGTTTTTTCTCGGCTTGAGTTTTGGGTATGTAAACCTCTTTATTTTCGGTAGAAACTGGCTTATTTGTTTCATCCGCAGTTTTACTTTTTTTAGAAACACCGCAATTGATGATAAAAAAAAGCATTATTGTAAACAAGCCTATTTTGATAATAGCATTTTTCATGAAATAGTTTTTGGGCAATTAAAAAGAGATTCTTTCTGAGGTGCGTTTACTGGTAAAATAAATTCCGATATAAGTGAATA contains:
- a CDS encoding glycoside hydrolase family 3 N-terminal domain-containing protein, with the translated sequence MKNAIIKIGLFTIMLFFIINCGVSKKSKTADETNKPVSTENKEVYIPKTQAEKKHFLQDSDAENRWTDSIYSKMTLDEKLGQLFFVSAYSNKDSVHVNKIKDLVANYKVGGLIFFQGGPVRQAKLTNEYQAKAKIPLFIGLDAEWGLSMRLDSTYAYPWNMTLGAIQDLDLIEKVGRNMGIECKRMGIHFNFAPVLDINTNPLNPIIGNRSFGESKTNVANRATALMKGIQSQGVLSTGKHFPGHGDTAVDSHKALPTVSFTKEHMDEVELYPYKQLFDEGLASVMVAHLNIPSLEPKENIPSSASYNVVTELLQKQLGFEGLIFTDGLGMKGASNFKGVGDLELAVLEAGNDIFLCPDDVPAALEKLKTFFSEGKITEERLAHSVKKILHYKFKAGLNKYKPIDLNNLQKDLNSPDKDALQYTLYENAVTVLKNEKDILPIKDLEQKIAYVKLGEDVNSDFITTLKKYTNITEVSNTNIDALNEELKKYDLVIVSYHKVNKAWEKQDFSSNELFFLNKIAENNKVILDIFAKPYTLLPIQNFDEMEGLVVSYQNSNISQIVSAEILFGAKEAKGKLPVSINENFKVNAGINTEKIDRLGFDTPENLGMSSVILSKIDAIAQKAIDGKMAPGMQVLVARKGNVVFQKSYGYHTYDKDVKVSNTDLYDVASISKMISTLPNVMQLYDKNKVTLETKLGAMLPLFAKSNKKDISFKDLLNHYAGLIAWSPFYKSTIDSKSYPLEKYYRKIPEKNFTTKVADSLFIRNDYHDTIMKFIADSPISLKKEYKYSDFTFIILKEYLERVTHQKLEDLSQKNFFNSIGMNYTTYNPLLRFDKNEIAPTEIDTYFRHQLIQGYVHDMAAAMEGGVAGHAGVFSNAMDVAKMMQLFLQKGSYGGERYFSEATFDTFNTCFYCAQGVERGLGFDKRLGKDGPTCQCASASSFGHTGFTGNMAWVDPENETVYVFLSNRTYPEIGEEGNKLAKEKIREDIQKIIYESILK